A region from the Variovorax paradoxus genome encodes:
- a CDS encoding hybrid sensor histidine kinase/response regulator produces the protein MHRNGVNPAETSTSPDDAPQRIVKVRRDYNSWVASETLEDYALRYTPQRFRKWSEWRVANTAFGAASFLVLEAVGATLLVQYGFANAFWAIVATGLIIFLAGVPISVYAARYGVDMDLLTRGAGFGYIGSTLTSLIYASFTFIFFALEAAVMAYALELALGVPPVWGYLVCALVVIPLVTHGVSAISRLQLWTQPLWLVMLVVPFAFVLVRDPGAFAGIVHYNGVKAGTKGFDLHLFGAALTVGIALITQMGEQADYLRFMPARTAAGARRWWAGVLAGGPGWVVLGVLKMLGGALLAYLAITHMVPVERAVDPNQMYLAAYEYVFPNYGWAVAATALFVVISQLKINVTNAYAGSLAWSNFFSRVAHSHPGRVVWVVFNALIAFMLMEMNVFEALGDVLGLFANIAIAWMMAVVADLVINKPLGLSPPGIEFKRAHLWDINPVGVGAMALASVLSITAHLGVFGPLAQAFSALIALGTALVVSPLLAWATGGKYYLARGSVANGAIAFAPAAGPRAVRWARVEHAVDEGGAEGNYQRLKVQHCVICEREYEGPDMAHCPAYQGAICSLCCTLDARCGDLCKPHASLSAQWSSVLRWLLPRFSWRYLDTGLGHFLLLMLIIVPVLAVVFGVLYQQELRALGEGALQLASQSELAEALAGVQQSALRSGFLKAYMALLVIAGVVAWWLVLAHQSRRVAQEESNRQTHLLMREIELHRATDRALQSAKQTAEEAREVAEQAKLAAEQARRAADQANQAKSRYISAISHELRTPLNSILGYAQLMGEDQSVPPHRQQAVAVIKRGGEHLLSLIEGTLAIAHIEAGKLTLHARPMRFADTLRELADMFELQAAEKGLRFRFETTGSLPEVVRADEKRVCQILINLLGNAIKFTAAGEVTLRLSYAREFASVEIEDTGPGMTAEDIERIFEPFARGDAAAASTPGAGLGLTIAKMLTDLMGGEMKVRSTPGEGSLFCVRLFLPRVHDAAGGSGRPARVQRARRGYEGPRRRLLVVDNEEADRELLGHVLAPLGFELRSAASGHDALDLIAAGYRPDAMFVDLAMPGIDGWETIRRARKLGLADASVAIVSANAFDKGLENDVGIAPEDFFVKPVRHTELLDWLERRLGLRWTDTAARPAPAAAPRAMHAPSLSRLRALDEAVSLGYFRGIMNQLDAIDAEQPECLAWTEAQRVLARQFQFEAMSRALAAAVSAA, from the coding sequence ATGCACCGAAACGGTGTGAACCCCGCCGAGACTTCCACCAGCCCCGACGACGCGCCCCAGCGCATCGTCAAGGTGCGGCGCGACTACAACAGCTGGGTGGCGAGCGAAACGCTCGAGGACTACGCGCTGCGCTACACCCCGCAGCGCTTTCGCAAGTGGTCCGAATGGCGCGTGGCCAACACGGCTTTCGGCGCGGCTTCCTTCCTGGTGCTGGAGGCGGTGGGCGCCACGCTGCTGGTGCAGTACGGCTTTGCCAACGCGTTCTGGGCCATCGTGGCGACGGGGCTCATCATCTTTTTGGCGGGCGTGCCGATCAGCGTGTACGCCGCGCGCTACGGCGTCGACATGGACCTGCTCACGCGCGGCGCGGGCTTCGGCTACATCGGCTCCACGCTCACCTCGCTGATCTACGCGTCGTTCACCTTCATCTTCTTCGCGCTCGAGGCGGCGGTGATGGCCTACGCGCTCGAACTCGCGCTCGGCGTGCCGCCGGTCTGGGGCTACCTGGTGTGCGCGCTGGTGGTGATTCCGCTGGTCACGCACGGCGTGTCGGCCATCAGCCGGCTGCAGCTGTGGACGCAGCCGCTGTGGCTGGTGATGCTGGTGGTGCCTTTTGCCTTCGTGCTGGTGCGCGATCCTGGTGCGTTCGCGGGCATCGTGCACTACAACGGTGTGAAGGCGGGCACCAAGGGCTTCGACCTGCACCTGTTTGGCGCGGCGCTGACGGTCGGCATCGCATTGATCACCCAGATGGGGGAGCAGGCCGACTACCTGCGCTTCATGCCCGCGCGCACCGCCGCGGGCGCCCGGCGCTGGTGGGCCGGCGTGCTGGCCGGCGGGCCGGGGTGGGTGGTGCTGGGCGTGCTCAAGATGCTGGGCGGCGCGCTGCTGGCCTACCTGGCGATCACGCACATGGTGCCGGTCGAGCGCGCGGTCGATCCCAACCAGATGTACCTCGCGGCCTACGAGTACGTGTTTCCGAACTACGGCTGGGCCGTGGCCGCGACCGCGCTGTTCGTGGTGATCTCGCAGCTCAAGATCAACGTGACCAACGCCTATGCGGGCTCGCTGGCCTGGAGCAATTTCTTCTCGCGCGTGGCGCACAGCCATCCGGGGCGCGTGGTGTGGGTGGTGTTCAACGCGCTCATCGCCTTCATGCTGATGGAGATGAACGTGTTCGAGGCGCTCGGCGACGTGCTCGGTCTGTTCGCCAACATCGCCATCGCCTGGATGATGGCGGTGGTGGCCGACCTGGTCATCAACAAGCCGCTGGGCCTGTCGCCGCCGGGCATCGAGTTCAAGCGGGCCCACCTGTGGGACATCAACCCGGTGGGCGTCGGCGCGATGGCGCTCGCCTCGGTGCTGTCGATCACCGCCCACCTGGGTGTTTTCGGACCGCTGGCGCAGGCTTTCTCGGCGCTCATCGCACTGGGCACGGCGCTGGTGGTGTCGCCGCTGCTGGCCTGGGCCACGGGCGGCAAGTACTACCTGGCGCGGGGTTCGGTGGCCAATGGCGCGATCGCCTTCGCACCGGCCGCGGGCCCGCGTGCGGTGCGCTGGGCACGGGTCGAGCACGCCGTGGACGAGGGCGGCGCGGAAGGCAACTACCAGCGCCTCAAGGTGCAGCACTGCGTGATCTGCGAGCGCGAGTACGAAGGCCCCGACATGGCCCATTGCCCGGCCTACCAGGGCGCGATCTGCTCGCTGTGCTGCACGCTCGACGCGCGCTGCGGCGACCTGTGCAAGCCGCATGCGAGCCTTTCGGCGCAATGGTCGTCGGTGCTGCGCTGGCTGCTGCCGCGCTTCAGCTGGCGCTATCTCGACACCGGGCTCGGGCACTTCCTGCTGCTGATGCTGATCATCGTGCCGGTGCTGGCGGTGGTGTTCGGCGTGCTCTACCAGCAGGAGCTGCGCGCATTGGGCGAAGGCGCGCTGCAGCTGGCCTCGCAGTCCGAGCTGGCCGAAGCGCTGGCCGGCGTGCAGCAGTCGGCGTTGCGCTCGGGCTTTCTCAAGGCGTACATGGCACTGCTGGTGATTGCGGGCGTGGTGGCCTGGTGGCTGGTGCTGGCGCACCAGAGCCGGAGAGTCGCGCAGGAGGAATCGAACCGCCAGACCCATCTGCTGATGCGCGAGATCGAGCTGCACCGCGCCACCGACCGCGCATTGCAGTCGGCCAAGCAGACGGCAGAAGAAGCGCGCGAAGTCGCCGAGCAGGCCAAGCTCGCGGCCGAGCAGGCGCGGCGCGCCGCCGACCAGGCCAACCAGGCCAAGAGCCGCTACATCAGCGCCATCAGCCATGAGTTGCGCACGCCGCTCAACAGCATCCTGGGCTATGCGCAGCTGATGGGCGAGGACCAGTCCGTGCCACCGCACCGCCAGCAGGCGGTGGCGGTGATCAAGCGCGGCGGCGAGCATCTGCTGTCGCTCATCGAGGGCACGCTGGCCATTGCCCACATCGAGGCCGGCAAGCTCACGCTGCATGCCAGGCCCATGCGCTTTGCCGACACCCTGCGCGAGCTGGCCGACATGTTCGAGCTGCAGGCGGCCGAGAAGGGCCTTCGGTTCCGCTTCGAGACCACGGGCAGCTTGCCCGAGGTGGTGCGCGCCGACGAGAAGCGGGTGTGCCAGATCCTCATCAACCTGCTGGGCAATGCCATCAAGTTCACGGCCGCGGGCGAGGTGACGCTGCGGCTGTCGTACGCGCGCGAATTCGCCTCGGTCGAGATCGAGGACACCGGCCCCGGCATGACGGCCGAAGACATCGAGCGCATCTTCGAGCCCTTTGCGCGCGGCGACGCGGCCGCGGCATCGACTCCCGGCGCGGGCCTGGGCCTCACCATCGCCAAGATGCTGACCGACCTGATGGGCGGCGAGATGAAGGTGCGCAGCACGCCGGGGGAAGGGTCGCTGTTCTGCGTGCGGCTCTTCCTGCCGCGCGTGCACGATGCGGCCGGCGGCTCGGGCCGGCCGGCGCGGGTGCAGCGTGCGCGGCGCGGCTACGAAGGCCCGCGCCGGCGGCTGCTGGTGGTTGACAACGAGGAGGCCGACCGCGAGCTGCTCGGCCATGTGCTGGCGCCGCTCGGCTTCGAGCTGCGCAGCGCCGCCAGCGGCCACGACGCGCTCGACCTCATCGCGGCCGGCTACCGGCCCGATGCCATGTTCGTCGACCTTGCGATGCCCGGCATCGACGGCTGGGAGACGATCCGCCGCGCGCGCAAGCTCGGGCTGGCCGATGCCAGCGTGGCCATCGTCTCGGCCAATGCCTTCGACAAGGGCCTGGAGAACGACGTGGGCATTGCGCCCGAAGATTTCTTCGTCAAGCCGGTGCGCCACACGGAACTGCTCGACTGGCTCGAGCGCCGCCTCGGCCTGCGATGGACGGACACCGCCGCCAGGCCGGCTCCTGCTGCGGCGCCGCGCGCCATGCATGCACCGTCGCTTTCGAGGCTGCGCGCACTCGACGAAGCGGTGAGCCTGGGCTACTTTCGCGGCATCATGAACCAGCTCGACGCGATCGATGCCGAACAGCCCGAATGCCTGGCATGGACCGAGGCGCAGCGCGTGCTCGCGCGGCAGTTCCAGTTCGAGGCCATGAGCCGGGCGCTTGCCGCCGCGGTCAGCGCGGCCTGA
- a CDS encoding response regulator transcription factor yields the protein METTPLARTLREQGANSDLVLIVDDVPDNLAVLHDALDESGYTVLIATNGEQALQRAAQARPDIVLLDAMMPGIDGFEVARRLKADAATAHIPIVFMTGLTETEHLVAALEAGGVDYVTKPIKPKEVLARMNVHLQGARRARQDARQAGQARNALDAFGYASITVRLPEGKLIWQTALARELLQRYCDTRAPETPPVVLEWLRHHAPDARHRGIEPPVLSIVLGAAGPPQGASGPLGGQRGHAVPSVGATPTTSSLSLRLHRQTGQDDDGDEWMIVMREVSDTAVIEAMSLSLKLTAREAEVLYWVVKGKTNKDIGEILGSSPATAKKHLERVYVKLGVETRTAAAGVAIKRIRELQPQFEI from the coding sequence ATGGAAACTACACCGCTTGCAAGAACACTGCGCGAACAGGGCGCCAACAGCGACCTCGTGCTGATCGTCGACGACGTGCCCGACAACCTCGCGGTGCTGCACGATGCGCTCGACGAGTCGGGCTACACCGTGCTCATTGCCACCAACGGCGAACAGGCGCTGCAGCGGGCCGCGCAGGCGCGTCCCGACATCGTGCTGCTCGACGCGATGATGCCGGGCATCGACGGCTTTGAGGTGGCGCGCCGGCTCAAGGCCGATGCCGCGACGGCGCACATCCCGATCGTGTTCATGACCGGCCTCACCGAAACCGAGCACCTGGTGGCCGCACTCGAAGCGGGCGGTGTCGACTACGTCACCAAGCCGATCAAGCCCAAGGAAGTGCTGGCCCGCATGAACGTGCACCTGCAGGGCGCCCGCCGCGCGCGGCAGGACGCGCGGCAGGCCGGCCAGGCCCGCAATGCGCTCGATGCCTTCGGCTACGCGAGCATCACGGTGCGCCTGCCCGAGGGCAAGCTGATCTGGCAGACCGCGCTCGCGCGCGAGCTGCTGCAGCGCTACTGCGACACCCGCGCACCCGAAACACCGCCCGTGGTGCTCGAGTGGCTGCGGCACCATGCGCCCGATGCCAGGCACCGAGGCATCGAACCGCCGGTGCTTTCCATCGTGCTAGGCGCCGCCGGGCCGCCCCAAGGCGCGAGCGGCCCCCTCGGGGGGCAGCGAGGACACGCAGTGCCGAGCGTGGGGGCCACGCCAACCACGAGCAGCCTCAGCCTGCGGCTGCATCGGCAGACCGGGCAGGACGACGACGGCGACGAATGGATGATCGTCATGCGCGAGGTGTCGGACACCGCCGTGATCGAGGCCATGAGCCTGAGCCTGAAGCTCACGGCGCGCGAGGCCGAGGTGCTCTACTGGGTGGTCAAGGGCAAGACCAACAAGGACATCGGCGAAATCCTGGGCAGCAGCCCCGCCACCGCCAAGAAGCACCTGGAGCGGGTGTACGTGAAGCTCGGGGTCGAGACGCGCACGGCCGCCGCGGGGGTGGCCATCAAGCGCATCCGCGAGCTGCAGCCGCAGTTCGAGATCTAA
- a CDS encoding LysR substrate-binding domain-containing protein has protein sequence MRFTEIETFRALMRAGSTRKAAALLHVTQPAISQSLKRLEAQAGMLLFQRTGGRLVPTPEAHALWTEVERVFIGMEAIEHRMRSLRDFGTNQLELSCYPAFGLGFMPRALERLKAHRGDNSPWPQVSLQVLSSKDVRDRVAKGVSDFGLMADELPLEGIDHSTFARFPGVVVMPQGHALARFKRVEPEQLAQVPFLALNPEDPSHRGLETALAERGAALRVMVQTPYAASVCEMAVRGLGVGLVNPITALDYAERGLVVRRLSVDVFFSCVLALPAGKVLSTTARDFLSLMRRQLAEDEKRIQRYLR, from the coding sequence ATGCGCTTCACCGAAATAGAGACGTTCCGGGCCCTGATGCGCGCCGGCTCCACGCGCAAGGCCGCGGCCCTGCTGCATGTGACGCAGCCCGCCATCAGCCAGTCGCTCAAGCGGCTCGAGGCGCAGGCCGGCATGCTCCTGTTCCAGCGCACCGGAGGGCGGCTGGTGCCCACGCCCGAGGCGCACGCGCTGTGGACCGAGGTCGAGCGCGTCTTCATCGGCATGGAGGCCATCGAGCACCGCATGCGCAGCCTGCGCGACTTCGGCACCAACCAGCTCGAGCTCAGTTGCTATCCGGCCTTCGGCCTCGGCTTCATGCCCCGTGCGCTGGAGCGCCTGAAGGCGCACCGGGGCGACAACAGTCCGTGGCCGCAGGTGTCGCTGCAGGTGCTCAGCTCCAAGGATGTGCGCGACCGCGTGGCAAAGGGCGTCTCCGACTTCGGCCTGATGGCCGACGAACTGCCGCTCGAAGGCATCGATCACTCGACCTTCGCGCGCTTTCCCGGCGTGGTCGTGATGCCGCAAGGCCATGCGCTGGCGCGCTTCAAGCGCGTCGAGCCGGAGCAGCTCGCGCAGGTGCCCTTCCTGGCCCTGAACCCCGAAGACCCTTCGCACCGCGGGCTCGAAACCGCACTGGCCGAACGCGGCGCGGCGCTTCGGGTGATGGTGCAGACGCCCTATGCGGCCAGCGTGTGCGAGATGGCCGTGCGCGGCCTGGGCGTGGGGCTGGTCAACCCGATCACCGCGCTCGACTACGCGGAACGCGGCCTCGTGGTGCGCCGGCTCTCGGTCGACGTGTTCTTTTCCTGCGTGCTGGCCCTGCCCGCGGGCAAGGTGCTGTCCACCACCGCGCGCGACTTTCTCTCGCTCATGCGACGGCAACTGGCGGAAGACGAGAAGCGCATCCAGCGCTACCTGCGCTGA
- a CDS encoding pyridoxal-phosphate dependent enzyme, with product MPAPVLRFKLASASEPSADPPGTARTRPPRPAKNPRLQGFRCLRCEAPYPLTLANDGCPACRGLGIHVGLHASYLPGGGSPLPMPYAPGFTLGEGGTPLLDIPELARAFGVARLALKDESGNPTGSHKDRMTAVGVAQALDFGAHTLVLASSGNAAISAAHYAWAAGLRCEVATYEGLPAAYARQLDALGARRHIFSDNAGRWAFVRERSQHPGYFALTNYRLPALGSAPLAIEGYKPIALECLAEGGLPDHVVIPTARGDLAWGIYAGFRDLLAAGRISRLPRLWLVEPFARLSRVLAGGALDGMYPGHTAQFSTAGSTVTFLQWQAAVASGGGAVVVGDDQARAARRTLTAAGVSAELCAAAGLDALRQLREGNAIAGDAHVVLMLTANASRDPSWPDPAA from the coding sequence ATGCCTGCGCCCGTACTCCGCTTCAAGCTCGCCTCGGCTTCCGAGCCGTCCGCCGATCCGCCAGGCACCGCGCGGACCCGTCCGCCGCGCCCGGCGAAAAATCCCCGATTGCAAGGCTTTCGGTGCCTGCGCTGCGAGGCTCCCTATCCGCTCACGCTGGCGAACGACGGCTGCCCTGCCTGCCGCGGCTTGGGCATCCACGTCGGGCTGCACGCGAGCTACCTGCCGGGTGGCGGCAGCCCCCTGCCCATGCCCTACGCGCCGGGCTTCACGCTGGGCGAGGGCGGCACGCCTCTGCTTGACATCCCGGAGCTTGCCCGCGCGTTCGGCGTGGCGCGCCTCGCGCTCAAGGACGAATCGGGCAACCCTACCGGCTCCCACAAGGACCGCATGACCGCGGTGGGCGTGGCCCAGGCGCTGGATTTCGGTGCCCACACGCTGGTGCTGGCCTCTTCGGGCAATGCCGCGATCTCGGCGGCGCACTATGCGTGGGCCGCGGGCCTGCGCTGCGAAGTGGCAACCTACGAAGGCCTGCCGGCCGCCTATGCGCGGCAGCTCGATGCCCTTGGCGCTCGGCGCCACATCTTTTCCGACAACGCCGGCCGCTGGGCTTTCGTGCGTGAGCGCTCACAACATCCGGGTTATTTCGCGCTGACCAATTACCGCCTGCCAGCATTGGGAAGCGCGCCGCTGGCGATCGAGGGCTACAAGCCCATTGCCCTGGAGTGCCTGGCCGAGGGCGGCCTGCCCGATCACGTGGTGATTCCCACGGCGCGCGGCGATCTGGCCTGGGGCATCTACGCGGGCTTTCGCGACCTGCTGGCCGCCGGGCGCATCTCGCGCCTGCCGCGGCTCTGGCTGGTCGAACCTTTTGCGCGCCTCTCGCGCGTGCTGGCCGGCGGCGCGCTCGACGGCATGTACCCCGGCCACACCGCGCAGTTTTCCACCGCCGGGTCCACCGTGACCTTCCTGCAGTGGCAAGCCGCAGTCGCCTCGGGCGGTGGCGCGGTGGTGGTGGGCGACGACCAGGCCCGCGCGGCCCGGCGAACGCTCACGGCGGCCGGCGTGAGCGCCGAACTGTGCGCGGCGGCCGGACTGGACGCCCTGCGCCAGCTGCGCGAGGGCAACGCCATTGCCGGCGATGCCCACGTGGTGCTGATGCTCACGGCCAACGCCTCACGCGACCCGAGCTGGCCCGACCCGGCCGCCTGA
- a CDS encoding Bug family tripartite tricarboxylate transporter substrate binding protein, whose product MQAMQRRAFLAAGSAALFTTTAQRAWAAFPDKPIKLIVPWAAGGSTDAIARAMAQRMSQTIGNSVIVDNRPGAAGQIGTEAAAKAAPDGYTLAIVELPHAIAPAVTTRLPYDLLRDFTPVTMIGTSPLVFFAGMDDDSRDFKTFIRTAAARPMPPAIAHSGAGTVSHLAAELLASRTKIRFNMVPYRGSAPALTDVAAGTVAGHFATLASGSSLLGANRIRPLLVTSAQRVNIPGLKEVPGLAESGLKGLEIDQWWAMVAPATTPLEVTERLRREAIAALDHPSVKERMAVLGVQLQGSTTGELRAFMRAEAERWQKVAHDIGLQPQ is encoded by the coding sequence ATGCAAGCAATGCAACGCCGCGCCTTCCTGGCTGCCGGTTCAGCCGCCCTGTTCACCACCACGGCGCAGCGCGCCTGGGCGGCCTTTCCCGACAAACCCATCAAGCTGATCGTGCCGTGGGCCGCCGGCGGGAGCACCGACGCCATTGCGCGCGCCATGGCGCAGCGCATGAGCCAGACGATCGGCAACTCGGTGATCGTCGACAACCGGCCCGGCGCGGCCGGCCAGATAGGCACCGAGGCAGCGGCCAAGGCCGCGCCCGACGGCTACACACTGGCCATCGTCGAGCTGCCGCACGCCATTGCGCCCGCGGTGACCACGCGCTTGCCCTACGACCTGCTGCGCGACTTCACGCCGGTGACGATGATCGGCACCTCGCCCCTCGTCTTCTTTGCGGGCATGGACGACGACAGCCGGGATTTCAAGACCTTCATCAGGACGGCGGCCGCCCGTCCGATGCCGCCGGCCATTGCGCATAGCGGCGCCGGCACGGTGAGCCACCTGGCGGCCGAACTGCTGGCGAGCCGCACGAAGATCAGGTTCAACATGGTTCCCTATCGCGGCTCGGCGCCGGCGCTCACCGACGTGGCGGCGGGCACGGTGGCCGGGCACTTCGCCACGCTGGCCAGCGGTTCCAGCCTGCTGGGCGCCAACCGGATCCGCCCGCTGCTGGTGACGAGCGCGCAGCGCGTGAACATTCCGGGGCTCAAGGAAGTGCCTGGCCTCGCGGAGAGCGGGCTCAAAGGTCTGGAGATCGACCAGTGGTGGGCCATGGTGGCGCCCGCCACCACGCCGCTGGAGGTGACCGAGCGGCTGCGGCGCGAAGCCATCGCGGCGCTGGACCATCCGTCGGTGAAGGAGCGCATGGCCGTGCTCGGCGTGCAGCTGCAGGGGTCCACCACGGGCGAGCTGCGGGCTTTCATGCGCGCCGAAGCCGAGCGCTGGCAGAAGGTGGCGCACGACATCGGGCTTCAGCCGCAATAG